The window TCAATGATTGACCCGAGTAAAGATCCAACAAAGTCAGGCGTACCTTTCATCATCCCATCTAAGAAGGATAAGATTGTGCCTGAGTCTGGGGCTTGTAAAGAGGTAAGGAGCTACAATAGTGATTTGACCAAGaaccaaaaaaagaaaatccgTAAAAAGGCTAAGAAAGCAGCTCAAAATTGTATGGAGGAACATCCAGAAGAAAGTGAGCCAGATAATGAAGCAGCTGTAACCGAAGTTCCCCATCATGATAAGAAATCAAATAGCGACTCAATTGAAGATAAATCTATGAGAGATAGGTCAACAACTACAGGCAGTAATAGGAATTCACAACAAGGAAACCAAAGTCACAGAAGAGGCAGCCGTTCTGCAAGACGAAAGCTATTATCTGAGATTGACACTAGGTGCaaattagttgattttggtaatGCCTGTTGGACATATAAACAGTTTACAAGTGATATTCAGACTCGGCAATATAGGTGTCCTGAGGTACTCCTAGGATCGAAGTACTCAACTTCAGCTGATCTATGGTCATTCGCTTGTATATGCTTTGAACTGGCCACTGGTGATGTCCTCTTTGATCCGCACAGTGGTGATAACTATGACCGAGATGAGGTATGGACAAGCTCTTCTCAATCTTATGACTTTATTTGCTATAAATATTTCCTGTTTTACCTTTTGTGTATAGATTAGTTGATTGCCATCTGTGTGTGTAAGGAGCAATGAGTGTGTTGCTCTTACTATTATCTCCTGCTGCTTTCTCCCTGACCTCCTAACGTAGTGACATTGCTGCACCAAAGGGAGATCTTTGGGGATCTATGTGTGATTATCGATGATTAATTGACCACTGTTAATTTCAAGATCTTGTTGTTCCCTGCAGTGTAGAATTAAATGCTAAAATAAGACTAGGAGATGCAAGTATCTTCATACACTTGAAAAGGGAATGAGAATAATCTTATTTCTCATTATGATGCAGTATTAAAACTAATTTGATTTATCTCCCAAAATATACTACTCCCTAGATATTATGCCGAGCAATGCAATTTTTAGTTTCACTGATAATCGTGCATTTTCAATCCACTTCATAGGATCACTTGGCATTGATGATGGAGCTTCTCGGAATGATGCCTCGCAAGGTGAGATTTATCTATTATTAATAAGATTCTTTTCATGAATCTTTCTTTATTATGTAGGATCTGCACTGTGATGTATATCACATAGTTcgtatttgtttaaatttttctgCCTTGATCCGTGGTTCTGTTCGCTTATTACTATCATGATTTATTCATGTCAGATTGCTCTGGGAGGACGACATTCTCGAGAATTTTTTAATAGATACGGTGATTTAAGGCACATACGTCGGTTACGTTTTTGGCCACTTAATAAGGTGCTTGTGGAGAAATATGAGTTTAGTGAGCAAGATGCGAAGGACTTGGCTGATTTTCTTGTTCCCTTACTTGATTTTGTACCTGAGAAAAGGCCCACAGCTGCACAGTGCCTTTCTCATTCATGGTTTTCCAGCGGTCCTCGTTCTTTAGATCCCACTCTAGTTACACCCGAGGCTACAGATAGTATTTTGTCTGAAAAAAAGCGAGAAAATGAAGAGAGAGAGGCAATGGAGGTTGCAGTGGGGAACATTGTGATTGATGGAGCTTCAAAGCCCGTGAAAGATCCAAAACAAAATTAGAGCATGTCATGTTTTTTAATAGGACTATTTTCCTGTTAAGCAGTGTATGCTAATTTTGGTTTCTTATATTTCGTTGTTGCTCCTCCATTGCTCATCCTCTGTCTTGTCGCCAATTTGTTTGACATCCATGCAAAGTTTTGGGTTTATGAAGTGAAGACATTTGATTCTTTGATGGGTATGAATTGAACTTCTCTGTGATTCGTTTGCCATCTGTTAATATCGATGGAACACTATATTCAAGCACCATTAAATTGTGAGTATTTTTCTAATGTATGTGTTATCTCTTGAGCAGAAAGACGATCGAGTATAATTCTTGTCCAAGGTCTGTGAGGACATGTCTTTCTTTACAAGTAGGTCATTCTTGTATCGTACTTTAGCTGCGATTGCTTGTATGTTTCATACCAACTTGCCTACAAATTATTAGTTGCATTTATGTGGAAGTCTtcattcttattatttttttgataactgAGAGTTCTCCATTATCTGTTGGTAATAAGTAACTAGAACATCTTTGCATAATTTCATATAGCAGTTGTTTGATCACGACTGCCATATGGTTTTCAGGGAATCATCAGGATGTACAAACATTATCTGCATGTTGAGTGTGCAGAGATTAGCTTCGGATGACGGGGAGCATTTTAAAGGTGTAAATCAGATTAGAGTTATAAGTGCATATTCAGTTCAGCATCATTATTATGCTCTATTTCTTGTGTATGGTGTTAATGCTGTTATTCTTTCGTATTTGTGAAAGTTCACCCTAACTATGATGTTTGTCTGTTTAGTGATTTAAGAATATTTGGGGTGATAATTGCACATTTTTATCCCCCTTTGTTGTGTTTTTACTGGTTGCCGCTTTAATATGTTCACCTTATTGTGTGATGAAATAGAAGCTAGCATTTGTATACAGGTAGAAAGCTAGTTGCGTTTTTAAGTGTTTGAAAGTGTTGCTTCACAAACGGTTCTTACTGGAATGTAATATCTCTCTATAGGAAGAGCTAAgcatttgatttaatttagtgACTTGTAGATTATAAAATAGACTAAAGGCCATTTTTGAATCACTAAGTTATTGTTTATGGAATTCACAGATGGGGTTCTATAAATAGAGCTCAGCAAATtcgaaaaattatttaaaatgtttCTTTTAAATCCTAATATAATGGAAATCTTTTTAGGGTCGTGCTTATGAGAGAACTaatgcttaaaataaaatcatagaaTCACTAAAATTTTGCTACAGAACTCTgttttttacataaattttcaggatctaaatctaattacatgtttttttttatcattgtgtgttttcaaaagtaatttcaaatataatacataaataaaacatttttttaatgcATAATTCTGCTGCAGAACTCTAACTAATAGTAGAAATAAGTCAATGATTGTAAGGGTTCTATGCCTAAGGGTTCTGTGCGGAACATGGCCCAAATTTTCTAATCCATGTCTTATTATTGCCAAAGCAATTTTCAGAATCtcacatttttttatatgaaaaatgtcGAGGCAAGGCAAGTTAAGTCAACTTCGTTAGAAATTGGTAAGCCGTCAAAAAACTGTTCATCCATTCATATATTTGTTTCTTTggcaatataaataaatttataaggaaaagataatattttatttatttgttatttaaaaaatatatatttataaacaaactATTATGAGTtggaatatattaaatttagagGTCGTTTGGTTCATCATTAATGAGTCCGGTTACAGCAATTGGAATCTTAGACCTATACATCGTGTTTAGATTAGCAAAATTTTTGTGTGGAATGGGAACCTCATTCTCTTTTAGAGGGTAAATCATTCTTTCCGCACCCCTTGCATTAACCTTTTCCATACCCTCATTCTCAATTCTCATATCCCTCATTCTCTTTCTCAATTCACATTCCCACTGAGCATCTTCAAGaacctccttgttggctcctaaatataatataaaaaaatatggctcttagcaatttaggacaaagctaagagtgtaaactccaacaatactctttacatttcttctctattttatattttattcatatattgggctccattataacaaaagagatggaaagatggaggtgaattggatggaagaattttttattgtgaaaaaataagttaggaacaatgtagtggctcttaactttgaggagagagtaGAGAGAAACAAAAtgcttgtgtttggttggggtgaatgattccggaaggaatggaatggaaaaatgaactatcttatgcataatttttaaaaaatttaattctttcctccattccattccatacATCATAAGCTAGATATCACACctccaatttgagatggaatgctctaTTCTCTcctatcctcaatttcttcacaaatcccatcatagcaattttgccctccctcaattttttttcaaaactgtcttcctatctctattaatttcaagtatttttactcattccattccattccattctacccaaccaaacacaacattaagaGTCCCTTGGAGTAACATTTTTTCtatccctcctcaaatctcaagttaggagcctaaatgaagagtctcttggagatgctcttagtgaccaaaattttaaattaaattcggTTCAAGTTAAGTATTTGACCCGTGTATTCAATTCTGACTATCTTCGACTTGATATTGGCCCGACAATTTTGGGTATCAGACTATCGGGTCGGGTTGACCATCACGGATAAAAGTTTTGCCCGGCCTAAAATTTTAATAGGTCAGAATACAACCAGAACCTGACCCTCGGTAACCCGACCCGATCcatgatatttattaattaatattttaaagtaataaataaaaatcattttaatttaaataaataaaattatttcttattaaatttaactaataaatattacaaaaataatataaatatatataatatttatattatatataaatttcgggTTGTTCGAAAATGACCCTTCTTTTCGAGTTGATTTTTTATTAACCCGAACTCGAAAAACTCAAAtccaaattcatattttatattttataagtcgAATTCGTGTCAGGTGATGAAATAGGATTCAATATTACGGGCCCTAATCCCACCCAACCTAACCAAACATGATCGAcccgaaaattaaaaaatatacaggACATGCATATACGGCGAACCAAAATAACAAACAGTAAACAGTGAAAAGGTAAAAgggaaaaaaggaaaagaaaaatgaGTAGAGCCCGAACCAAGAATACCCAATATCCAATTAACTACTAAAACGAACCCTAATTTCACCAACTTCAACACTTCACTCATTCAAAGCTCGTCTCGCTCGAAAATAATGGCGGAAGTGGATCACAACGACGACGTTCAAAGCGAGACGAGCGACTACACATCGGAAGACGAAGGAACCGAGGATTACAGAAAAGGAGGCTATCACGCAGTTCAAATCGGCGATACATTTAAACACGCTCGCTATGTTGTGCAAAG of the Daucus carota subsp. sativus chromosome 4, DH1 v3.0, whole genome shotgun sequence genome contains:
- the LOC108219450 gene encoding uncharacterized protein LOC108219450; translation: MAEVNQNDDVQSETSDYTSEDEGTEDYKRGGYHAVQIGDTFKHARYVVQSKLGWGHFSTVWLSWDTHKSRYVALKIQKSAQHYTEAAMDEIKILKQIAEEDPDDKKSVVKLLDHFKHSGPNGQHVCMVFEYLGDNLLTLIKYSDYRGIPLPKVKEICSHILGGLDYLHRKLSIIHTDLKPENVLLLSMIDPSKDPTKSGVPFIIPSKKDKIVPESGACKEVRSYNSDLTKNQKKKIRKKAKKAAQNCMEEHPEESEPDNEAAVTEVPHHDKKSNSDSIEDKSMRDRSTTTGSNRNSQQGNQSHRRGSRSARRKLLSEIDTRCKLVDFGNACWTYKQFTSDIQTRQYRCPEVLLGSKYSTSADLWSFACICFELATGDVLFDPHSGDNYDRDEDHLALMMELLGMMPRKIALGGRHSREFFNRYGDLRHIRRLRFWPLNKVLVEKYEFSEQDAKDLADFLVPLLDFVPEKRPTAAQCLSHSWFSSGPRSLDPTLVTPEATDSILSEKKRENEEREAMEVAVGNIVIDGASKPVKDPKQN